TTTCTCCTAGACTAGAACTACAACTAAAATGTACAGCCAGAGAGATTCTTGAGGAAAACTATATTAAATATCCCCTCAATCTCAAAAATTATAATGATTTAAAAATCAATGCCCTTGTCCCTCGAATTTTAGTAGTTGTTTTAGTTCCCGAAAAAATAACAGATTGGATAAAACAAACAGAATCCGAACTGTGTCTGAGATATTGTGCTTACTGGGTATCCTTGCGCGGGATGCCAGACACAGAAAATATAACCAATGTTACTATTGAAGTACCCCGTAGTAATCAGTTTACGCCTGATGCACTGCAAGCCATTATTGAACGCATTAGTTTTGGAGGTTTGCCATGAAAGTTACTATTAAAGATAGTCAAATCCTCAAAACAGTTAACCCTGAAGTGATACAGGCACATTTGCAAGCAACAGGCTGGCATGAAACAGGGCGTATATATAATGATGCCGGGGCAATTTGGCGACTGAAAAAAGATGCCGCCGAATATGAAATCTTGCTACCTCTCCAACATAGTTTAGGAGATTATGCTGAAAGAATCAGCGATATATTAAAAACATTAGAGATAGTAGAAAATCGTGACCAAGTTGAAATATTAAGCGAATTTATTACCAATTATCCCAACTTCACCTTTCTTGGCATAATTATGCAAATTGCCACTCCATCAATTGATTCTCTGAGTGGAGAAATTATTTTATTAGGTGAAGTTTTTGAGAAATTACGAGAAATCAAAACCCAACTGGCAGACCATGATTATATCTTAGCTATTCAAGCCTATCAGGAACGTTTACCAGTTCGCTGCACAGGTGATTTAGTAAAAGTTGACAATCATTTTATTCTCGAAAATCCCCACAATTTGCTTCTTAATAATATCTAAATCCGGCTGGTCAAGATTTTTAGGTTTTTTCTAAATCAATTCTGATATCGAGTCACTCATCTGCTGAGGGCAAACGCTGGCGGTTATCATTCATATTTCAATGCCGTCTGCACTTGAGCGTGTCTGCTGAATCGCACAGTTGCACGGTAGTTGCCATTATTGAGATGCAATGTCAATCATGAGTCAGATAGAGCCACTGCCAGAAGAAAAAAGCATTACCATCTATGACATGATGGACGAAATCTTAGTAGTTTGTCCAGGCTGCCAATCGTGTGCGCGAATTACTCCAACAAAAAATGCAAATACATTTTGTTTAAGCTACTTCCAACCACAGCGTCTTGTGTGTCAAGATTGTGGGCTAGTCAAAGATTGGAATGGTAAGGGTTTGGGATTTAACTGGTATGCCGACCCAATGTGCGATAGCTACTTTAGACTACCACTGTGGCTACAGATTAGCTGTCGTCATCATGTTTTGTGGGCATACAACGAACGCCATCTATTACTACTAGAAAAATATATTCAGGCAAAACTACGTCAATCAAAACGCGTTGCACCATACGGTTGGCATAATCAAAGCCTATTTAGTCGTTTGCCAAAATGGATGGTTATTGCTAAAAATCGCTCTAGCGTATTAAGCGCGATCGCAAAACTTAAGCGAAAATCTCAAAAGATTGGCTGATGTTTAAGAATCGAAGAGAAAATATTCAAAAATCCAAAGCACAGATCGCATTCTTTCAGGACTTGTATAGAAATTGGTACAGACGAGCGTATATACACAAGCTCACTCAAAGCAAGTAAAGACCACAGCGATGGCCTACGCTCGACCTTACGAGATTGCTGTTGCTTTTGCTCTTGCTCCCAGGAGCGGTTTCTAAACTGACTTGCCCAAAAACTGCTGCACCTGAAACCCACATCCCGCTATCAATTTTGATATCAAAGCCGGAAATTACAGAACTAGCATCACCAATTGACACTCTATCACTTCCGCAAAACGGATTTAGGTGTTCACGGATTGTAAATATTAATGCACGATGTAAGTGACCTA
Above is a genomic segment from Nostoc sp. UHCC 0870 containing:
- a CDS encoding DUF4365 domain-containing protein; the encoded protein is MDINQQKEQFSITYIRAIAAVAGYSLYRPEVDNDSVDLGIVSRGGTGKILSPRLELQLKCTAREILEENYIKYPLNLKNYNDLKINALVPRILVVVLVPEKITDWIKQTESELCLRYCAYWVSLRGMPDTENITNVTIEVPRSNQFTPDALQAIIERISFGGLP